The DNA segment TTCAAAAGAACAGGCAGCCAATAAACAAACGATTAACAATATGGTCAACCCTATACTTAATCCGAACATATTCTATTCTATTTTTTTTCAAAAGTAAACATTCATTCATTCTCTTTTTTAATTTCATATTAAGAAAATGTTAAGAATGAAATTCCCTTTAAGGCAATATTTTAGCAACTCTCAGGCCTATTGTTAAATTTATATGAATTTTAGGATAATTCTGCCCTTCAAACTATTTCTTACAAAATAAAGATTAAATTTGCAATGACTAATCTTTTAAAAATTATCATTATGGAAATAGATGCCCTGGTTAGGAAAAAAGTAAAATTAAGAAAAAAGATTTTGGTTTTAAGGGATATTTTAATGATACTTTTAGCGTGCCTGTTTATTGTTGTAGCTTTTGTAATTGCTATTGACAGCGCTCATGCCATTGGAGAGGGGCTTAGCAACGTCAGGTACGGATTATTCGCTTTTGGCCTGATTATTTCAGGAACAGCGATAATTATTACGGTTTACTTCACCAAGAGAAAACAAATTTATAAGCTTATGTATCAAAAACCGGATGTGAAAGCTAAAAAATAAAGGTTTGTCCGACACAAAAACATATACCGATCTGATCAAAGCCGAGGCCAACCGCCTTGGCTTTTTAGCAACCGGAATTTCAAAAGTCTGCTTCTTAAAGGAAGACGAAGCCTGGATAAAAAAGTGGTTAAGCAATAACATGCATGGAGAAATGCATTATATGGAAAATTATCCGGATAAAAGGCTTGATCCCCGGTTACTGGTTGAAAACTCATTATCTGTAATTTCTCTACTTTATAATTATTTTCCACCAACCCTTCAATTTAATCCGGATTCCTTTAAAATCGCCAGGTATGCCTATGGAACAGACTATCACCAGGTAGTAAAAAATAAAATCTTCAGTTTAATGTCTTTCATCAATACCCATGTAACCAAAGTAAACGGAAGAGTATTTGTAGATTCGGCCCCGGTGCTGGAAAGGGCATGGGCAAGGAAATCAGGCCTGGGATGGATAGGGAAAAATACGAACCTGATTAACCCCAGGCACGGATCTTTCTTCTTTATTGGTGAATTAATCATAGACCTGGAACTGGAATACGACCAGCCTGTAAACAATCATTGCGGGACCTGTACCCGTTGCATGGACGCCTGTCCGACCGGGGCAATTACGGAACCTTATGTGATAGATGCCAGAAAATGCATTTCCTATTTGACCATTGAATTAAAAGATAAGATCCCCGAAAAATGGAAGGGAAAGATATCCCCATGGATTTTTGGCTGCGATGCCTGCCAGGAAGCCTGCCCCTGGAATAAAAAAGCCAAACCTCATCACGAACCGGAATTCATTCCAGTTACGGAATTATTAAATCTTTCAAAAAAGGATTGGGAAAATCTTAGCGAAAATAAATTCTTGGAACTTTTTTCTAAATCTGCCATCAAAAGGACAAAATATTCAGGATTAAAAAGGAATATCAATTTCCTTAGTTCACATTGACAGGCTAATAAAGAAGAATATTTAATTACTTTAAGCCAATATCGCTGGTAGTATCGGTATTACTGTGGTGTTTGGCCCTGTCAACAATATAAAAATAGTAACGGATAGTATCATACTGATTAATAAATGCCTTGGTGTATTCAAACTTTATTTTGATGGTACCCTTAAGTGTTTTGTTCTGGCCGGTCTTTTCCATATAAGGCATGATATAATTATACTTTGAAGTATCCGTTATATACTGGCCATTTATCTTTTTCTGCAGTTTAATAAAAACATCGGCATTCAGCGAATCAACTGTACTGGCAGTATCCAGGCCCAAATCTCCGTCGCCATCTACAAAATCAATAGCAAGCACCCCTTTCTTCTGATAATAATCGGTAGCACTGTCAATAATCGTAAAATTCTTAAAATGAATCTCTGGCACAGGAGGATAAGTCTCTAATTTGTCGCAGGAATAAACTATGGCACCTGCAACAAGCAGTAAAACGATCAACTTTTTAGGAAAAATCTTCCTTTTAAATATAGTATTACCTACCATATCTGTGAATTTAAATTTTATCGATTTCCGGCTACCTTATACAATGAAAATATCAATATTAGAAAAACGAATTTACTGCAATTTATCTTACATCAAAACAAGAAAAAATTAATATCACTTTTGCCTGAAATAAATTTGTATAGGCACTCCCTTAAAATTGAAAGCTTCCCTAAGCCTGTTTTCAAGATAACGTTTGTAAGGATCGCGCAGATATTGCGGATGATTACAGAAAAAGGCGAATGACGGGGTAGCCGTAGGCAACTGCATCACAAATTTTATTTTAATCTGCTTGCCTTTTACCATGGGCGGTTCATTACTATGAATAGCCGCGAGCATGACTTCATTGAGCTTTGAAGTGGATATCCGTTTCTTGCGGTTCTCATAAACGGCAACAGCTTCTTCCAATACTTTCTGAATCCGCTGCTTTGTAATGGCCGAAGTAAAAATAACGGGTACATCATTGAAAGGGGCCAACCGTTGGAGAATAGCCTGGGTATAGTCTTCGAGGCTGTGATTGTCCTTTTCTATAAGATCCCATTTATTGGCAAGAAGCACCACTCCTTTTTTATTTTTCCGGATGAGGTTAAAAATGTTCATATCCTGGGCTTCAATACCCTGGGTAGCATCAATCAGTAAAAGGCAGACATCCGAATTTTCAATCGTGCGGACAGCCCGCATGACAGAATAAAACTCAATATCTTCATTCACCTTGCCTTTTTTCCTCAAACCGGCCGTATCGACCAGGTAGAAGTCGAAATTATATTTGTTGTACCGGGTATATATTGAATCCCTTGTAGTACCTGCAATTGAAGTAACTATATGCCTGTCTTCCCCTATTAATGCATTAAGCAATGAAGATTTTCCAACATTTGGCCGCCCAACAATAGCGAATTTAGGAATTTCTTCTTCTTCCTCCGGTCTTGGTTTAGGTTCAGGAAAAAGACTTACGACTTCATCAAGCAAATCGCCCGTACCCCCACCGGTAATTGCAGAAATGGTATAAACTTCACCCAAACCAAATTTATAAAATTCATGGCTTTCGTATCCCAGTTCATTGTTATCAACCTTGTTGGCTGTAAGTATCACTTTCTTTCCCGATTTACGAAGGATATCCGCAACTGCTTCATCCAAGTCCGTGATTCCTCCACGGACATCCACCACGAAAATAATGACATCAGCTTCTTCTATAGCCAGTAATACCTGCTTCCTGATCTCCTTCTCAAAGATATCATCAGAATTTATGGTATATCCACCGGTATCTATCACAGAAAATTCCTGACCATTCCATTCACACTTATCATAATTGCGGTCGCGGGTAACGCCGGACACTTCATCAACAATGGCCTTTCTGCCACCTACCATGCGGTTAAAAAGAGTAGACTTCCCGACATTTGGCCGTCCTACTATAGCTACAATATTGCCCATCTATTACTTAAGTTCTTAATATTATTAATTGAGATCATTCAGCAGGATTATAACCAAAGCGCTGAAGGGATCTCTCATCATCACGCCAATCCTTGCTTACTTTGACAAACATTTTCAGGAAAACTTTTTTCCCGAAAAATGCTTCTATATCTTTCCGGGCTTCCGTCCCCACCTTCTTTAGGGCAGCTCCTTTGTTCCCAATAATAATCCCTTTCTGGCTCTCCCGCATTACATATATAATGGAACTGATTTTAATGATATCTTCCTCCTCTTTAAAAGACTCTACAGCAACTTCAACGGAATAAGGTATTTCCTGCCGGTAATTCAATAAAATCTTTTCACGGATAATTTCAGTCACGAAGAACCGTTCCGAACGGTCGGTCATTGCATCCTTGGGATAATAGGCGGGGCCTTCGGGAAGCGCATCGATGATCGCATTTTTCACTACATCGAGATTGAAATCTGTCAAGGCCGACACAGGGTAAATGGTAGCCTTGGGAAGCATCTCCTTCCAGTTTTCTACTAATTTTTCAACAGCAGGCTGGCTGCTCAAATCAATTTTATTGATCAGCAGAAACACAGGGACCTCTGTACTTTTGAGCTTCTCAATATACTCATGGTTCTTGCCAACCTGTTCCACCACATCGGTAACATAAATAATCAAATCGGCGTCGACAAATGCAGAACCCACAAACTTCATCATAGTTTCCTGAAGTTTATAACTGGGTTTGAGAATTCCCGGGGTATCGGAATAGACGATCTGATAATCCTCGCCGTTCACTATTCCCATGATCCTGTGCCTTGTGGTCTGTGCTTTAGAAGTGATGATCGAAAGCTTCTCACCCACAAAATTGTTCATGATCGTCGATTTACCCACATTGGGGTTACCGATAATATTAACGAATCCTGACTTATGTGTCATTTTTTTGCCTGAGTTTGCTTATTCGTAAGATCCCATTTTCAGGACAACCACTTCCTTTTCGCTAAGAAAACGCCATTGGCCGCGCTGCAGTCCCTTTTTGGTCAAACCTGCAAACATCACCCGGTCCAGTTTGGTCACATCATAGCCCAAAGATTCGAATATACGGCGGACAATATGATTTTTCCCTGAATGGATTTCAATACCTATCTGATTTTTGCTCTTATCATCAACATAACTCACGGCATCAGGTTGAACGAAACCATCTTCGAGGGTAACCCCATCGGCGATCTTCATCAGATCGGCAGCTGTAAGCGGCCTGTCCAGATAAGCAAGGTATACTTTCTTTTTGTTAAATGAAGGATGAGTAAGTTTCTTGGTCAGATCCCCGTCATTGGTCAATAAAAGCACACCCGTGGTATTACGGTCAAGACGGCCAACCGGATAAACCCTTTCCTTGCAAGCTCCCTGAACCAGGTCAAGTACAGTCCGCTTTGCATGAGCATCTTCAACCGTGGTTATATAGTCTTTGGGCTTATTGAGCAAGATATAAACTTTCTTTTCGCTCTTAATTCTTTCGCCGTTATAACGAACCTCATCATCCTGTTTAACTTTGGTACCCAGTCGGGTGATTATTTCTCCGTTTACCGACACCAAACCGGAAACAATAAGTTCATCGGCTTCACGTCTGGAACATATACCGGCATTGGCAATAAAGCGGTTAAGCCTCATAGGCCATTCCTTCTCAGGATGTTCCTGCTTGTATTCCAGCTGCTTTTTCTTGCTATATGGGTTTTTCTTGAAATCAGGATTATAGGGCTTTCGATTTCCGTCGTACTTCTCCTTACTTGAAAATTTATCCTGGTCTCTATAGGACTTCCTGAATCCCGGCTCTTCTTTTTTATAAGGACGGCTATAATTACTTCTCTGCTCTGAATCTTCTTCCTTATGGAAGGTGTTCTCTTCCTTATTATATTGATTCTTTCCGTAAGAATTCCTTTGCCAATTGCCCTTTCTATACCCTTCCTTGTAAGGATGCTGCGAAGTATGCTTTTCAAAGCCTTCTACACCTTCATTGTCTCTTTTTCCCGAATAAGGATGTTCTCCAGAACCCCTGTAATTATTGCCATAGCGATTCTGTCCCGGTTTTCTGTCTTTGTAAAAACCATCCCGTTTGTTTTCATGATGAAAAGAATCCTGTTTGAAACCTCCTTTTTCATCCCTCTCTTCACCAGCATTGCCAGAATAACGTCCCCCCGAACCTGAACCTTTGTAATTGCTTCCATAACGGCTTGATCCCGGTTTTCTGTCTTTGTTAAAACCTTCCCGTTTGTTTTCGTGATGAAAAGAATCCCGTGGGTAACTTTTATTCCCTTCCCGCTCTTCATCAGTATGGCTTGAATAATGACGTTCTCCCGAACCTTTATATTTGTTTTTCACATAAGCAGGTTTCCCTGAATTTTCTTCAGGACGAAATGTCCCCTTTGATTTTCCAAAAGGTTTGTCAAAACGGGTTGATGAATTCGACCGCCTTTGTGGTCTGATATTTTTCATAAATAATTGATATAAAATAGAATATTAAATTATAATTTTATGAATACGCCTTTTGTTTTTATATTTAGGCCAAAATGTGAAGGAATCGTAAAGTATTCTTGCATAGATGAAGTTAGTAGTAATCATTTCAATGGACAAAGATACTACATTTTTGCATGATTGCTAAATCTATTTGGGGTGATATTGACCTGCCCATTCCTGCACATGGTTTTGCTTTTTTTATCCTAAAGGCAGTATCATTCACTTTGTTGACTGACGGGTTCTTAACCATTTATTGTATTCTTTAGCAACCAGGAATAAATCATCAATAGTATATTTCCCGTTCCTTATTTTTTCTGATAATTCAGGACAATCACTGAAAAATTCAGCAGCCTTCAACTGGAAAGGATAGGATTGATTCCAAAATACCTGAAGAAATTCCCTGGAAGGTTTTTCGAAAAAGTAAGAAGTCTCTGTACCGCTTCTATTCCCCGATGTCATATAGTAACGATATAAAAACACTTTTAGACTATCGTTCAGCAGAAGGCACATAAAAACGCTACGGTTTCCCCATTTTTTAGGATAAAAATCCAGACTGTCAATTGAAAAGAATCTCACCTCCTGAGGCTGGTAGGTAGTAGCTTTATTCTTTAAACTATCTTTGAATTCAAGAAACTGATAATTTTCATATCCATTGTTAAACAATATCTTCCCTTTCAATGTATCGCCGTTTTTAAGAACTACATACCCATTCTGGTAATGTATACCCAATAATTTATTGAAAAATTGAGCCTTAACCGGCAGATGGCAGAATACGATAAAAATGGGCAGGAGAATATATAATTTTTTCATTTTTAAAAGGTTCCGGAAACTACAATTCCAATATCTAAGTCTGTCAAAGACTTTTCAGCAATAGATTGAGACTGCTTAAAAAGTTCAACTTAATGAAATATCATTCAAATTAACTCATTTTTTTTCAACTTCTGCATCTTTCCATTTGAATTTCCGGCTTGAAAATTTGATATCCATTCAAAGGAACATACCTATCAATCAAAATTGACGAACTTTTCAGAAGATCTTTTTATTTTCAGGAGCAATTATTTCTCAATGAATAGATTTCTTAAAAGTTTTTTAAAGGACCACCTTCAGCTTTAAGGATGGTTTTTAATCGTAGTACTGATTAATCCTGCCAGACAGAAACATGAAAAGCAGACTTAATCATTCATCAAAAAAATTGATAATTATTTGTCTATGATTTCAAAA comes from the Bacteroidota bacterium genome and includes:
- the queG gene encoding tRNA epoxyqueuosine(34) reductase QueG, which encodes MSDTKTYTDLIKAEANRLGFLATGISKVCFLKEDEAWIKKWLSNNMHGEMHYMENYPDKRLDPRLLVENSLSVISLLYNYFPPTLQFNPDSFKIARYAYGTDYHQVVKNKIFSLMSFINTHVTKVNGRVFVDSAPVLERAWARKSGLGWIGKNTNLINPRHGSFFFIGELIIDLELEYDQPVNNHCGTCTRCMDACPTGAITEPYVIDARKCISYLTIELKDKIPEKWKGKISPWIFGCDACQEACPWNKKAKPHHEPEFIPVTELLNLSKKDWENLSENKFLELFSKSAIKRTKYSGLKRNINFLSSH
- the der gene encoding ribosome biogenesis GTPase Der, coding for MGNIVAIVGRPNVGKSTLFNRMVGGRKAIVDEVSGVTRDRNYDKCEWNGQEFSVIDTGGYTINSDDIFEKEIRKQVLLAIEEADVIIFVVDVRGGITDLDEAVADILRKSGKKVILTANKVDNNELGYESHEFYKFGLGEVYTISAITGGGTGDLLDEVVSLFPEPKPRPEEEEEIPKFAIVGRPNVGKSSLLNALIGEDRHIVTSIAGTTRDSIYTRYNKYNFDFYLVDTAGLRKKGKVNEDIEFYSVMRAVRTIENSDVCLLLIDATQGIEAQDMNIFNLIRKNKKGVVLLANKWDLIEKDNHSLEDYTQAILQRLAPFNDVPVIFTSAITKQRIQKVLEEAVAVYENRKKRISTSKLNEVMLAAIHSNEPPMVKGKQIKIKFVMQLPTATPSFAFFCNHPQYLRDPYKRYLENRLREAFNFKGVPIQIYFRQK
- the era gene encoding GTPase Era, with the protein product MTHKSGFVNIIGNPNVGKSTIMNNFVGEKLSIITSKAQTTRHRIMGIVNGEDYQIVYSDTPGILKPSYKLQETMMKFVGSAFVDADLIIYVTDVVEQVGKNHEYIEKLKSTEVPVFLLINKIDLSSQPAVEKLVENWKEMLPKATIYPVSALTDFNLDVVKNAIIDALPEGPAYYPKDAMTDRSERFFVTEIIREKILLNYRQEIPYSVEVAVESFKEEEDIIKISSIIYVMRESQKGIIIGNKGAALKKVGTEARKDIEAFFGKKVFLKMFVKVSKDWRDDERSLQRFGYNPAE
- a CDS encoding pseudouridine synthase encodes the protein MKNIRPQRRSNSSTRFDKPFGKSKGTFRPEENSGKPAYVKNKYKGSGERHYSSHTDEEREGNKSYPRDSFHHENKREGFNKDRKPGSSRYGSNYKGSGSGGRYSGNAGEERDEKGGFKQDSFHHENKRDGFYKDRKPGQNRYGNNYRGSGEHPYSGKRDNEGVEGFEKHTSQHPYKEGYRKGNWQRNSYGKNQYNKEENTFHKEEDSEQRSNYSRPYKKEEPGFRKSYRDQDKFSSKEKYDGNRKPYNPDFKKNPYSKKKQLEYKQEHPEKEWPMRLNRFIANAGICSRREADELIVSGLVSVNGEIITRLGTKVKQDDEVRYNGERIKSEKKVYILLNKPKDYITTVEDAHAKRTVLDLVQGACKERVYPVGRLDRNTTGVLLLTNDGDLTKKLTHPSFNKKKVYLAYLDRPLTAADLMKIADGVTLEDGFVQPDAVSYVDDKSKNQIGIEIHSGKNHIVRRIFESLGYDVTKLDRVMFAGLTKKGLQRGQWRFLSEKEVVVLKMGSYE